The proteins below are encoded in one region of Apium graveolens cultivar Ventura chromosome 4, ASM990537v1, whole genome shotgun sequence:
- the LOC141721302 gene encoding uncharacterized protein LOC141721302, which yields MGLGRESFTEVFSLCKNLEEFSMVHCPISELEISSQNLKILELRCMHLKNIIISAEALSTLILYQISCKWSSVVIDTPRVTDLQAYCNVEGVGGKFKEMYLSQEKLLEHCTGFLSCHERSLPLYSSQMGYVSAFRNLQELSTSLDLNGIRHTILLSYIFRVCSQLKRLDITVEVRDPCKVGNLYYPEHLFWEKKESFDCISNCLRAVSIQNFRGEVLEMEFVRYVITRAQRMRRVTVRCADDCTAEEVTATRNLLLFPKSSMDVSVIIEPPTPTAGEVALPPKKRRMSHVVVAQAPS from the exons ATGGGACTCGGTAGAGAGTCTTTCACCGAAGTATTCTCTCTTTGCAAGAATCTCGAGGAATTTAGCATGGTTCATTGTCCAATCTCTGAATTGGAAATCTCTAGTCAAAATCTCAAGATTCTAGAGCTGCGGTGCATGCATCTTAAAAACATCATCATCTCTGCTGAAGCTCTCTCGACCCTGATACTGTATCAGATATCTTGCAAATGGTCTTCTGTGGTCATTGATACACCGAGAGTTACAGATTTACAAGCTTACTGTAATGTTGAAGGCGTCGGTGGAAAATTTAAGGAGATGTATCTGAGTCAGGAAAAGCTTCTTGAACATTGCACCGGTTTTCTG TCCTGCCATGAACGTTCCCTTCCTCTATATTCTTCTCAAATGGGATATGTAAGTGCATTCCGAAATTTGCAAGAGTTGTCGACATCTTTGGATTTGAATGGCATAAGACATACAATTCTTTTGTCGTACATATTCCGAGTGTGCTCTCAGTTGAAAAGGCTTGACATAACTGTGGAG GTTAGAGACCCGTGTAAGGTTGGAAACTTATACTATCCCGAGCATTTGTTTTGGGAGAAGAAAGAGAGTTTTGACTGTATTTCAAATTGTTTAAGAGCTGTGTCCATTCAGAACTTCAGGGGAGAAGTTCTTGAAATGGAATTCGTAAGGTATGTCATTACTAGAGCTCAAAGGATGCGTCGAGTTACTGTTAGATGTGCCGATGATTGCACTGCAGAAGAGGTAACTGCAACAAGGAACTTGTTGTTGTTTCCCAAAAGCTCTATGGATGTTTCAGTAATCATTGAGCCCCCTACTCCCACAGCAG GAGAAGTTGCATTGCCTCCAAAAAAAAGACGGATGAGTCATGTAGTTGTTGCCCAAGCTCCATCTTGA